Part of the Candidatus Tiamatella incendiivivens genome, GGGCACAGCCTAGTCGTAGTAGATAAAAACGAGTCTAAAGTTAGGAGGATAACAGCTGAGGCTGATGTTGAGGGAATAGTGAGAGACGCGACAGACCCCATGCTCTACGAAGAACTAGACTTAGAAACATTCGATGTAGTAGTAGCGGCGACAGATAGGGATGAGGTAAACCTCTTCGTCGCAAGCATAGCAAAGGAATACGGTGTAAACAGGATATTCGTCAGAGCGAAAAACAGGGCCACAATAAAACTCCTCAACATGCTGGGGGTAGAGGCCTCTGTAGCGGAGAACGATATCGTCGCCGGAATACTGTTCAGCGAGATCGAGGGGAGATTCT contains:
- a CDS encoding TrkA family potassium uptake protein; protein product: MKILVIGGGGVGESLCVRLARVGHSLVVVDKNESKVRRITAEADVEGIVRDATDPMLYEELDLETFDVVVAATDRDEVNLFVASIAKEYGVNRIFVRAKNRATIKLLNMLGVEASVAENDIVAGILFSEIEGRFSAVEIVNVYTGDFIIASRTITKVSKALGKSVREVESELPSTVKVIAVFDGENFLDPDKVLSLEPGYIIIALSKIDSVDKLDEAIG